One window of the Gavia stellata isolate bGavSte3 chromosome 9, bGavSte3.hap2, whole genome shotgun sequence genome contains the following:
- the CH25H gene encoding cholesterol 25-hydroxylase translates to MNCSLPDRVLLSYGMDGQRDRLCLQSLWDFVTAKEALIKSPFFPVLFSFTAYMAFCLPYIALDFLSTRLPNLRKYKIQPQNYPTLGMMVPCIIQSAYHHVVLIFPVTFLHWYWRPVNLPVIAPELPEVLLEVGVCLLLFDFEYFLWHLLHHKVPWLYKTFHKVHHKHVSTFALTTQYSSVWELLSLGFFAAINPVLLRCHPLTEMIFFLVNIWLSVEDHSGYDLPWSTHRLVPFGLYGGAPHHDLHHLKFKSNYAPYFTHWDKLFGTFTESHSN, encoded by the coding sequence ATGAACTGCAGCCTGCCAGACAGAGTGCTGCTCAGCTACGGGATGGATGGACAGCGGGACAGGTTGTGCCTTCAGTCTCTTTGGGACTTTGTCACAGCAAAGGAGGCATTGATCAAGTCACCgttttttccagtgctgttttcttttacagcatACATGGCTTTCTGTCTTCCATATATTGCACTGGACTTTTTAAGCACTAGACTACCAAActtgagaaaatacaaaatccaGCCGCAGAACTATCCAACTCTTGGAATGATGGTGCCCTGCATTATTCAAAGTGCGTATCACCATGTTGTTTTGATCTTCCCGGTGACGTTTCTCCACTGGTACTGGAGACCAGTGAATCTACCAGTGATAGCTCCAGAGCTGCCTGAGGTCCTGCTGGAAGTAGGAGTTTGCCTGCTTCTGTTTGATTTTGAGTACTTCCTGTGGCATTTGCTTCATCACAAGGTGCCTTGGCTCTACAAGACCTTCCACAAGGTGCATCACAAGCATGTGTCAACGTTTGCTCTTACTACACAGTATTCCAGTGTATGGGAATTGCTCTCACTGGGATTTTTTGCTGCTATCAACCCAGTGCTTCTCAGATGCCATCCTTTGACAGAaatgattttcttccttgtaaaCATTTGGTTGTCAGTGGAGGACCATTCAGGATACGACCTTCCGTGGTCAACTCACCGACTTGTGCCTTTTGGTTTGTACGGAGGAGCACCACATCATGATCTCCATCATCTGAAATTCAAATCAAACTATGCTCCTTACTTCACCCACTGGGACAAACTCTTCGGGACATTCACAGAGTCGCATTCTAATTAA
- the LIPA gene encoding lysosomal acid lipase/cholesteryl ester hydrolase isoform X1 produces MRGLVVAAFLLQSIAGSGAFARGRRNVDPETNMNISQIITFRGYPSEEYEVTTEDGYILSVNRIPYGRKGHERSKGPRPAVFLQHGLLADASNWITNLDYNSLGFMLADAGYDVWLGNSRGNTWSRKHTHFTVKQEEFWVFSFDEMAKYDIPASVDFILKMTGQEQVFYVGHSQGTTMAFIAFSTLPQLAKKIKMFFALAPVATVKFATSPLAKLGVFPDLLLKDMFGKKQFLPQNSLLKWLATHVCTHRILDDLCGNIFFLLCGFNERNLNMSRVDVYSTHCPAGTSVQNVIHWSQAVKTGEFKAYDWGSKAANMAHYNQSTPPFYKIKEMTVPTAVWTGGQDWLADPKDVAMLLTQITNMVYHKNIPEWEHLDFIWGLDAPYRMYNEIINMIRKYL; encoded by the exons ATGCGTGGCCTGGTGGTCGCCgctttcctgctgcagagcatcGCCGGTTCGGGCGCGTTCGCCAGAGGGAGGAGGAATGTGGACCCCGAAACGAACATGAACATC agtCAAATTATTACCTTCAGGGGATACCCTAGTGAGGAGTATGAAGTGACAACAGAAGATGGTTACATCCTCTCCGTTAACAGAATTCCTTATGGAAGAAAAGGCCATGAGAGGAGCAAAG gtcCAAGGcctgctgtgtttctgcagcatGGTTTGCTTGCAGATGCCAGCAATTGGATCACAAACTTGGATTACAACAGCCTCGGCTTTATGCTGGCAGACGCTGGCTATGATGTATGGCTGGGAAACAGCAGAGGGAACACCTGGTCCAGGAAACATACACACTTCACAGTGAAGCAAGAAGAATTCTGGGTTTTCAG CTTTGATGAAATGGCTAAGTATGACATTCCAGCCTCAGTGGACTTTATTTTGAAGATGACTGGTCAGGAACAAGTATTTTATGTTGGCCATTCACAGGGCACCACAATGG ctttcattgctttttcaaCTTTGCCACAGCTGGCtaagaaaatcaaaatgttcTTTGCCTTGGCACCAGTAGCTACAGTCAAGTTTGCCACTAGCCCTCTGGCAAAATTGGGAGTGTTTCCTGACCTGCTACTCAAG GACAtgtttggaaagaaacaattcCTCCCTCAGAATTCTTTGCTGAAGTGGCTTGCTACCCATGTTTGCACCCACAGAATACTTGATGACCTTTGCGGCAACatattctttcttctgtgtgGTTTTAATGAGAGAAACTTGAATATG AGCCGAGTGGATGTGTATTCAACACACTGCCCTGCAGGGACATCTGTACAAAACGTGATCCACTGGAGCCAG GCTGTGAAGACTGGGGAATTCAAAGCTTATGACTGGGGAAGCAAGGCTGCAAATATGGCTCACTACAACCAG TCTACCCCCCCTTTCTACAAAATAAAAGAGATGACTGTACCAACCGCGGTGTGGACTGGTGGACAGGACTGGCTGGCAGACCCAAAGGATGTTGCTATGCTGCTCACTCAGATCACAAACATGGTTTACCACAAAAACATTCCAGAATGGGAACATTTGGATTTCATCTGGGGCCTTGATGCACCTTACCGCAtgtataatgaaataattaacaTGATTAGGAAGTATCTCTAA
- the LIPA gene encoding lysosomal acid lipase/cholesteryl ester hydrolase isoform X2, with translation MRGLVVAAFLLQSIAGSGAFARGRRNVDPETNMNISQIITFRGYPSEEYEVTTEDGYILSVNRIPYGRKGHERSKDAGYDVWLGNSRGNTWSRKHTHFTVKQEEFWVFSFDEMAKYDIPASVDFILKMTGQEQVFYVGHSQGTTMAFIAFSTLPQLAKKIKMFFALAPVATVKFATSPLAKLGVFPDLLLKDMFGKKQFLPQNSLLKWLATHVCTHRILDDLCGNIFFLLCGFNERNLNMSRVDVYSTHCPAGTSVQNVIHWSQAVKTGEFKAYDWGSKAANMAHYNQSTPPFYKIKEMTVPTAVWTGGQDWLADPKDVAMLLTQITNMVYHKNIPEWEHLDFIWGLDAPYRMYNEIINMIRKYL, from the exons ATGCGTGGCCTGGTGGTCGCCgctttcctgctgcagagcatcGCCGGTTCGGGCGCGTTCGCCAGAGGGAGGAGGAATGTGGACCCCGAAACGAACATGAACATC agtCAAATTATTACCTTCAGGGGATACCCTAGTGAGGAGTATGAAGTGACAACAGAAGATGGTTACATCCTCTCCGTTAACAGAATTCCTTATGGAAGAAAAGGCCATGAGAGGAGCAAAG ACGCTGGCTATGATGTATGGCTGGGAAACAGCAGAGGGAACACCTGGTCCAGGAAACATACACACTTCACAGTGAAGCAAGAAGAATTCTGGGTTTTCAG CTTTGATGAAATGGCTAAGTATGACATTCCAGCCTCAGTGGACTTTATTTTGAAGATGACTGGTCAGGAACAAGTATTTTATGTTGGCCATTCACAGGGCACCACAATGG ctttcattgctttttcaaCTTTGCCACAGCTGGCtaagaaaatcaaaatgttcTTTGCCTTGGCACCAGTAGCTACAGTCAAGTTTGCCACTAGCCCTCTGGCAAAATTGGGAGTGTTTCCTGACCTGCTACTCAAG GACAtgtttggaaagaaacaattcCTCCCTCAGAATTCTTTGCTGAAGTGGCTTGCTACCCATGTTTGCACCCACAGAATACTTGATGACCTTTGCGGCAACatattctttcttctgtgtgGTTTTAATGAGAGAAACTTGAATATG AGCCGAGTGGATGTGTATTCAACACACTGCCCTGCAGGGACATCTGTACAAAACGTGATCCACTGGAGCCAG GCTGTGAAGACTGGGGAATTCAAAGCTTATGACTGGGGAAGCAAGGCTGCAAATATGGCTCACTACAACCAG TCTACCCCCCCTTTCTACAAAATAAAAGAGATGACTGTACCAACCGCGGTGTGGACTGGTGGACAGGACTGGCTGGCAGACCCAAAGGATGTTGCTATGCTGCTCACTCAGATCACAAACATGGTTTACCACAAAAACATTCCAGAATGGGAACATTTGGATTTCATCTGGGGCCTTGATGCACCTTACCGCAtgtataatgaaataattaacaTGATTAGGAAGTATCTCTAA